From bacterium, the proteins below share one genomic window:
- a CDS encoding FecR domain-containing protein — translation MDTAQGRRRSKLAVEWIYIRYRTILLAVLLVVVAAAGTIWWRAAHAGVTEEQAGRAVAAAALVVQDAATAAPTSEDVVAAQRALEEARADLAARSYAPAVDKAGDAERRARAVLGGHRSDSGVRLARVDGEVRVKRAGQFLWENASERDELRPGDQVRTGNGGSAQLVYFDGSMVAVSPGTLIEVHEMVRDPARRTQRVSERLAFGQVSAQTQDVAGYDTVHEVATESAAVRADKASEFRVRHDKDTKRSEVVASRGAVVVAAAGRETTLEESTRATVAPGGIVERSALLEQPRLSSPADQETFVLPGQSVVALRWTPVPQARGYLVQFADRPLVAEDDAADRRVGAPELRLTRLDPGSYFWRVSAVDERSHGGRWSETRRFRVVNEGFKDSADRTPPELQIVEIMVVGTNAIVSGRTEPGAVLWVEGERVDVGEDGRFTWVVKLHQDGKNLIHFVAQDAAGNETRKMGTAYVDAL, via the coding sequence GTGGACACCGCCCAGGGGCGGCGCCGTTCGAAACTGGCGGTCGAGTGGATCTACATCCGCTATCGGACGATCCTGCTCGCCGTCCTCCTCGTCGTCGTCGCGGCGGCGGGGACGATCTGGTGGCGCGCCGCCCACGCCGGGGTGACCGAGGAGCAGGCCGGGCGGGCCGTCGCCGCCGCGGCGCTCGTCGTGCAGGACGCGGCCACCGCCGCCCCGACGTCGGAGGACGTCGTCGCCGCCCAGCGGGCGCTCGAAGAGGCGCGGGCCGACCTCGCCGCGCGGAGCTACGCGCCGGCGGTGGACAAGGCCGGCGACGCCGAGCGGCGGGCGCGGGCGGTCCTCGGCGGCCACCGGTCCGACTCCGGCGTCCGCCTCGCCCGGGTGGACGGCGAGGTCCGGGTCAAGCGGGCCGGGCAGTTCCTCTGGGAGAACGCCTCCGAGCGCGACGAACTGCGCCCCGGCGACCAGGTGCGGACCGGGAACGGCGGGTCGGCGCAGCTGGTCTACTTCGACGGCTCGATGGTCGCCGTCAGCCCGGGCACGCTGATCGAGGTCCACGAGATGGTCCGCGACCCGGCGCGCCGCACGCAGCGCGTGTCGGAGCGGCTGGCGTTCGGCCAGGTCTCCGCGCAGACGCAGGACGTCGCGGGGTACGACACGGTCCACGAGGTCGCGACGGAGTCGGCGGCGGTCCGCGCCGACAAGGCGAGCGAGTTCCGCGTCCGCCACGACAAGGACACGAAGCGGTCGGAGGTCGTCGCCTCCCGCGGGGCGGTCGTCGTCGCCGCCGCGGGCCGGGAGACGACCCTCGAGGAGAGCACCCGGGCGACGGTGGCGCCGGGCGGGATCGTCGAGCGCTCGGCCCTGCTCGAGCAGCCGCGCCTCTCGTCGCCGGCCGACCAGGAGACGTTCGTCCTGCCGGGCCAGTCGGTCGTGGCCCTGCGCTGGACGCCGGTGCCGCAGGCGCGCGGCTACTTGGTGCAGTTCGCCGACCGCCCGCTCGTCGCCGAGGACGACGCCGCCGACCGGCGGGTCGGCGCCCCCGAGCTGCGGCTGACCCGTCTCGATCCCGGCAGCTACTTCTGGCGCGTCTCGGCGGTGGACGAGCGGTCCCACGGCGGGCGCTGGTCGGAGACCCGCCGCTTCCGCGTGGTCAACGAGGGGTTCAAGGACTCCGCCGACCGCACGCCGCCGGAGCTGCAGATCGTCGAGATCATGGTCGTCGGCACGAACGCCATCGTCAGCGGCCGCACCGAGCCCGGGGCGGTGCTGTGGGTCGAAGGGGAGCGGGTGGACGTCGGCGAGGACGGCCGCTTCACGTGGGTCGTCAAGCTGCACCAGGACGGCAAGAACCTGATCCACTTCGTCGCCCAGGACGCCGCGGGAAACGAGACCCGCAAGATGGGGACGGCCTACGTCGATGCCCTTTGA
- a CDS encoding peptidyl-prolyl cis-trans isomerase codes for MLNWIRDTLKYSKWILMLIIASFILFYGVSWWDRGGKGGDANWVARVDGQNIDPTAWQVTSHQLEERYRQQFGNMYDQVRKSINVGRLAAEKLIQESLIVRDAKRLGLSVSDDAVAASITSMPGLQQNGQFIGAAAYQKLVRAGAFGPFRSAREFENAVRQDMLIAQWRGVVAASATVSKDDVAREFRRRHERTTFEYLALPLDKYAASVAPSDADLQAWFNAHPERFGAGEARKLAYVLFDEGVVGARAAVKDSEIQDYYNANAEQFNRPELRRARHILVKVAPDADAAAVEAARKKAQSLADQARAGADFAKLAEKNSDDPGSKEKGGDLGLFKKGSMVPEFDDVVFSQRVGVVSDPVKTQFGFHVIKVEEIQPGGEIPLAAVKDQIRAQLRAPRVREVAMTLAQEFRKKATDESSFRAAAAAAKVAVQDAGAVLAGDPMPFGPAPELVAEAFALKKGDVTGVDETQQGAVVAVVLDVVKDYKPTFASRRAQVDALYRRERAGELAKAELSAAVSRAGGDLEKAAKELKLEVKKTEPAFARGTSLPGVGGGSAIDAAVFNAPVGSVSQAAAGDGGAIIAKIQARSQADMSQLPAEEGFIREALQRPLGQQVIAKRIEELRRAAKIELNTTLFQRS; via the coding sequence GTGCTCAACTGGATTCGGGACACGCTGAAGTATTCCAAGTGGATCCTGATGCTGATCATCGCGTCGTTCATCCTCTTCTACGGCGTCAGCTGGTGGGACCGCGGCGGCAAGGGCGGCGACGCCAACTGGGTCGCCAGGGTCGACGGCCAGAACATCGACCCGACGGCGTGGCAGGTCACCTCGCACCAGCTCGAGGAGCGGTACCGGCAGCAGTTCGGCAACATGTACGACCAGGTCCGCAAGAGCATCAACGTGGGCCGGCTCGCCGCCGAGAAGCTGATCCAGGAGAGCCTGATCGTCCGCGACGCGAAGCGGCTCGGCCTGTCCGTGTCCGACGACGCGGTCGCCGCGAGCATCACGTCGATGCCGGGCCTGCAGCAGAACGGCCAGTTCATCGGCGCCGCGGCCTACCAGAAGCTGGTCCGCGCGGGGGCCTTCGGCCCGTTCCGCTCGGCGCGCGAGTTCGAGAACGCCGTGCGCCAGGACATGCTGATCGCGCAGTGGCGCGGCGTCGTCGCCGCGTCGGCGACCGTCTCCAAGGACGACGTCGCGCGCGAGTTCCGGCGCCGCCACGAGCGCACGACCTTCGAGTACCTCGCCCTGCCGCTCGACAAGTACGCCGCCTCCGTCGCCCCGAGCGACGCCGACCTGCAGGCGTGGTTCAACGCGCACCCCGAGCGCTTCGGCGCGGGCGAAGCGCGCAAGCTGGCCTACGTGCTGTTCGACGAAGGGGTCGTCGGCGCGCGGGCCGCGGTCAAGGACAGCGAGATCCAAGACTACTACAACGCCAACGCCGAGCAGTTCAATCGCCCGGAGCTGCGCCGCGCCCGCCACATCCTCGTGAAGGTCGCGCCGGACGCCGACGCCGCGGCGGTCGAGGCGGCGCGGAAGAAGGCGCAGAGCCTGGCCGACCAGGCCCGCGCCGGCGCCGACTTCGCGAAGCTCGCCGAGAAGAACAGCGACGACCCCGGCTCGAAGGAGAAGGGCGGCGACCTCGGCCTCTTCAAGAAGGGGTCGATGGTCCCCGAGTTCGACGACGTCGTCTTCTCGCAGCGCGTCGGCGTGGTCTCCGACCCGGTCAAGACGCAGTTCGGCTTCCACGTGATCAAGGTCGAGGAGATCCAGCCCGGCGGCGAGATCCCGCTCGCCGCGGTCAAGGACCAGATCCGCGCCCAGCTCCGCGCCCCGCGCGTCCGCGAGGTGGCGATGACGCTGGCCCAGGAGTTCCGCAAGAAGGCCACCGACGAGTCCTCGTTCCGCGCCGCCGCCGCCGCCGCCAAGGTCGCGGTGCAGGACGCGGGCGCGGTCCTCGCCGGCGACCCGATGCCGTTCGGCCCCGCGCCGGAGTTGGTCGCCGAAGCGTTCGCGCTCAAGAAGGGCGACGTGACCGGCGTGGACGAGACGCAGCAGGGCGCGGTCGTCGCCGTCGTGCTCGACGTCGTGAAGGACTACAAGCCGACCTTCGCCTCGCGCCGCGCGCAGGTGGACGCCCTCTACCGCCGCGAGCGGGCCGGCGAACTCGCCAAGGCCGAGCTCTCCGCCGCGGTCTCCCGCGCCGGCGGCGATCTCGAGAAGGCCGCCAAGGAGCTGAAGCTCGAGGTCAAGAAGACGGAGCCGGCGTTCGCGCGCGGCACGTCCCTCCCCGGCGTCGGCGGCGGTTCGGCCATCGACGCGGCGGTCTTCAACGCCCCGGTCGGCTCGGTCTCCCAGGCCGCGGCCGGCGACGGCGGCGCGATCATCGCCAAGATCCAGGCCCGCTCGCAGGCCGACATGTCCCAGCTCCCCGCGGAGGAAGGGTTCATCCGCGAGGCGCTGCAGCGTCCGCTCGGGCAGCAGGTGATCGCCAAGCGGATCGAGGAGCTGCGGCGGGCGGCGAAGATCGAGCTGAACACCACGCTCTTCCAGCGCAGCTAG
- a CDS encoding PAS domain-containing protein has protein sequence MTARSSRKIVLRRVAIASAAFVAFQVAFAALTAHVAPEGLRWCPVAGVAFFFALLLGTTAIPAFAAATAIVFATGAAALQGGGAALEFAFFVAGACVVRAAIGRPPRIDVPRDALVLAGATLGVAAFDALTAHALLVPEGGWSAAAGAALAQATSTLALGAPLLILAGPTVGAWLHGALPQQRTRAERRGAPRDPRAFGAAAALALTTVAAGASVLCLSERTAGYGAYLLLVPLVWGSVRFGLRGFAWVALAADAVSLTHVAGAPVQFHLFVMVLCGLLVAAAAEGHRRLLRSLRHAAEGRQALLDALPDMMFRESAGGVFLEFHGASDSPLIAKPASFVGRRAAEILPPPLAALDERMRRRALETRALQQYEYSLPLGGEELWFEARIVPCGDEETLAVVRDVTERRRAEEDRRQFEAQIRHAQKLESLGVLAGGIAHDFNNLLAAVLGNIELAALDIPAGCPAAARAADAGQAARRAADLTRQLLAYSGKGKMEVVPVDLSAVAREMGRLLAVSISKTARVEYLLADDLPPVTADPSQIRQVFMNLLTNASEALGGRDGLITVRTGEAECEPETLRAAYRADDMPRGRAAFIEVGDNGCGMDEETKSRLFDPFFSTKFTGRGLGMAAVLGIVRGHRGAIDVVADPGRGSIVRVYFPAAATAGGGAADEAREPAGVTAD, from the coding sequence GTGACCGCCCGGTCCTCGCGGAAGATCGTCCTGCGGCGCGTCGCGATCGCCTCCGCCGCCTTCGTCGCGTTCCAAGTCGCCTTCGCGGCCCTGACCGCGCACGTTGCGCCGGAGGGGCTCCGCTGGTGCCCCGTGGCGGGCGTCGCGTTCTTCTTCGCGCTGCTGCTCGGGACCACGGCGATTCCCGCGTTCGCCGCGGCGACGGCCATCGTCTTCGCGACGGGAGCGGCCGCGCTGCAGGGAGGCGGGGCGGCGCTGGAGTTCGCGTTCTTCGTCGCCGGCGCCTGCGTCGTCCGCGCGGCGATCGGCCGCCCGCCGCGGATCGACGTGCCGCGGGACGCGCTCGTCCTCGCCGGCGCGACGTTGGGAGTCGCCGCGTTCGACGCCCTGACGGCGCACGCGCTGCTGGTCCCGGAAGGCGGCTGGAGCGCGGCCGCCGGCGCGGCGTTGGCGCAGGCGACGTCGACGCTCGCCCTCGGCGCCCCGCTCCTGATTCTCGCCGGCCCCACGGTCGGCGCATGGCTGCACGGAGCGCTGCCCCAGCAGCGGACGCGCGCCGAGCGGCGGGGCGCGCCGCGCGATCCGCGCGCCTTCGGCGCCGCGGCGGCGCTCGCGCTGACCACCGTCGCCGCGGGCGCCTCGGTGCTTTGCCTCTCCGAGCGGACCGCCGGCTACGGCGCCTACCTGCTGCTCGTCCCGCTCGTCTGGGGCTCGGTCCGCTTCGGCCTGCGCGGCTTCGCCTGGGTGGCGCTGGCCGCCGACGCGGTGTCGCTCACGCACGTCGCCGGCGCGCCGGTCCAGTTCCATCTCTTCGTCATGGTCCTCTGCGGCCTGCTCGTCGCCGCGGCCGCCGAGGGGCACCGGCGGCTGCTGCGGAGCCTGCGCCACGCCGCCGAAGGGCGTCAGGCGCTGCTCGACGCGCTCCCGGACATGATGTTCCGCGAGTCGGCCGGCGGCGTGTTCCTCGAGTTCCACGGCGCCTCCGACTCCCCGCTCATCGCCAAGCCGGCGTCGTTCGTCGGCCGGCGCGCCGCCGAGATCCTGCCGCCGCCGCTCGCCGCGCTCGACGAGCGCATGCGGCGGCGGGCGCTGGAGACGCGGGCGCTCCAGCAGTACGAGTACTCGCTGCCGCTCGGCGGCGAGGAACTCTGGTTCGAGGCGCGGATCGTGCCGTGCGGCGACGAGGAGACGCTGGCCGTCGTCCGCGACGTGACCGAGCGGCGCCGCGCCGAGGAGGACCGGCGGCAGTTCGAGGCGCAGATCCGCCACGCGCAGAAGCTGGAGAGCCTCGGCGTCCTCGCCGGCGGCATCGCGCACGACTTCAACAACCTGCTCGCCGCGGTCCTCGGCAACATCGAGCTCGCCGCGCTCGACATCCCCGCAGGCTGCCCCGCCGCGGCGCGGGCCGCCGACGCCGGACAGGCCGCGCGACGCGCCGCCGACCTGACCCGCCAGCTCCTCGCCTATTCGGGCAAGGGGAAGATGGAGGTCGTCCCGGTCGATCTCTCCGCGGTCGCCCGCGAGATGGGGCGGCTGCTCGCCGTCTCGATCTCGAAGACGGCCCGCGTCGAGTACCTGCTCGCCGACGACCTGCCGCCGGTGACCGCCGATCCGTCGCAGATCAGGCAGGTCTTCATGAACCTGCTGACCAACGCCTCGGAGGCGCTCGGCGGGCGCGACGGACTGATCACCGTCCGCACCGGCGAGGCCGAGTGCGAGCCGGAGACGCTGCGGGCCGCCTACCGCGCGGACGACATGCCGCGCGGCCGCGCGGCGTTCATCGAAGTCGGCGACAACGGCTGCGGCATGGACGAGGAGACGAAGAGCCGGCTGTTCGATCCGTTCTTCAGCACGAAGTTCACCGGCCGCGGCCTGGGCATGGCGGCGGTGCTGGGGATCGTCCGCGGCCACCGCGGCGCGATCGACGTCGTCGCCGATCCCGGCCGGGGCTCGATCGTCCGCGTCTACTTCCCCGCCGCCGCGACCGCCGGGGGCGGCGCCGCCGACGAGGCGCGCGAGCCGGCCGGCGTCACGGCCGACTGA
- a CDS encoding amino acid permease, with protein MKPPGSGAFRVKPLEAILADAGRGGRGLKRELGAVQLTLLGLGAIIGAGIFATIGTAAAGDASRPGAGPALVVSFFLTAVACGFTALCYAEFAAMVPVSGSAYTYAYATLGELTAWIIGWDLIIEYAVGNVAVAISWANYARTLLSGFGFDIPEWLAMDYRTAARLVDGSGLTALERAPHLFGVPIVFNLLAVLIVAAITALLVWGIRESARFNATMVGVKLVVLAFFCLVGLRYVKPANFTPFAPNGWSGIGAGAAIVFFAFIGFDAVSTVAEETRDPQRTLPRGIIASLALCTVIYVAVALVFCGLVSYPDLRATLATEQAEPLTLALAHAAPHLGWAVAIVAFGSVCAHTAVLLVFQLGQPRIFYAMSRDGLLPELFSRVHPRFRTPHWATIVTGGFVAVFSAFASIDEMVDLTNIGTLFAFLLVSIGVIVMRRRDPDRPRPFRAPFGLAAPILGGLSCLALIVYLPPTSWLRFAAWLNVGFVVYAAHGAVRSRLTGRALAADGAAHDARTARLGLRLALAGAAMLVAAQAFDAASLALRAPGAGAPDALAAVLAADTWRRPSWFLIVPLLADALALAPLVARRALAARRAGYAGPGTRRTALGAAAFGALALAYALFGIFSRP; from the coding sequence ATGAAGCCTCCGGGCTCGGGGGCGTTCCGCGTCAAGCCGCTGGAGGCGATCCTCGCCGACGCGGGGCGCGGCGGGCGCGGCCTGAAGCGCGAGCTCGGCGCGGTGCAGCTGACCCTGCTCGGCCTCGGCGCGATCATCGGCGCGGGGATCTTCGCCACGATCGGCACCGCCGCGGCGGGGGACGCGTCGCGCCCCGGCGCGGGGCCGGCGCTCGTCGTCTCGTTCTTCCTCACCGCCGTCGCCTGCGGCTTCACCGCGCTCTGCTACGCCGAGTTCGCGGCGATGGTCCCGGTCTCCGGCTCGGCCTACACCTACGCCTACGCGACGCTGGGCGAGCTGACGGCCTGGATCATCGGCTGGGACCTGATCATCGAGTACGCGGTCGGGAACGTCGCGGTGGCGATCAGCTGGGCCAACTACGCCCGCACGCTCCTCTCGGGGTTCGGCTTCGACATTCCCGAGTGGCTGGCGATGGACTACCGCACCGCGGCGCGCCTCGTGGACGGCTCGGGGCTGACCGCGCTCGAACGGGCGCCGCACCTCTTCGGCGTGCCGATCGTCTTCAACCTGCTCGCCGTGCTGATCGTCGCCGCGATCACGGCGCTTTTGGTCTGGGGCATCCGCGAGTCGGCCCGCTTCAACGCGACGATGGTCGGGGTGAAGCTGGTCGTGCTGGCCTTCTTCTGCCTCGTCGGCCTGCGCTACGTGAAGCCGGCGAACTTCACGCCGTTCGCCCCCAACGGCTGGAGCGGGATCGGCGCCGGGGCGGCGATCGTCTTCTTCGCCTTCATCGGCTTCGACGCCGTCTCGACCGTCGCCGAGGAGACGCGGGACCCGCAGCGGACGCTGCCGCGCGGGATCATCGCCTCGCTCGCCCTCTGCACCGTGATCTACGTCGCCGTGGCGCTCGTCTTCTGCGGCCTCGTCTCCTATCCCGACCTCCGCGCCACCCTCGCCACCGAGCAGGCGGAGCCGCTCACGCTGGCGCTGGCCCACGCCGCGCCGCACCTCGGCTGGGCGGTGGCGATCGTCGCCTTCGGCTCGGTCTGCGCCCACACGGCGGTGCTGCTCGTCTTCCAGCTCGGCCAGCCGCGGATCTTCTACGCGATGTCGCGCGACGGCCTGCTGCCGGAGCTCTTCTCGCGCGTCCATCCGCGCTTCCGCACGCCGCACTGGGCGACGATCGTGACCGGCGGGTTCGTCGCCGTCTTCTCCGCCTTCGCCAGCATCGACGAAATGGTGGACCTGACGAACATCGGCACGCTCTTCGCGTTCCTGCTGGTGTCGATCGGCGTGATCGTGATGCGCCGCCGCGACCCGGACCGCCCGCGCCCGTTCCGCGCGCCGTTCGGCCTCGCCGCGCCGATCCTCGGCGGGCTCTCCTGCCTCGCGCTGATCGTCTATCTGCCGCCGACCTCGTGGCTCCGCTTCGCCGCGTGGCTCAACGTCGGGTTCGTCGTCTACGCCGCCCACGGCGCCGTGCGCAGCCGGCTCACCGGGCGCGCCCTCGCCGCCGACGGCGCGGCGCACGACGCGCGGACGGCGCGCCTCGGCCTGCGGCTGGCCCTCGCCGGGGCCGCGATGCTCGTCGCGGCGCAGGCGTTCGACGCGGCCTCGCTCGCGCTGCGCGCGCCCGGCGCGGGGGCGCCCGACGCGCTCGCCGCCGTTCTCGCCGCGGACACGTGGCGCCGTCCGTCGTGGTTCCTGATCGTGCCGCTCCTGGCCGACGCGCTGGCGCTCGCCCCCTTGGTCGCGCGCCGCGCCCTCGCCGCGCGCCGGGCCGGATACGCGGGGCCGGGGACGAGGCGCACGGCGCTCGGCGCGGCGGCGTTCGGCGCGCTCGCGCTGGCCTACGCGCTCTTCGGGATCTTCAGTCGGCCGTGA
- a CDS encoding sigma-54 dependent transcriptional regulator — MDGQERRGRILVVDDEEPVRRALAQILEDEGYEVVGAESAEEGIKRAAECAPDAIFLDIWLPGIDGIEALKHLRERGVAAPVVMISGHGTIETAVKATKLGAYDFVEKPVSLDRVLVVAANALRHARLERRNRALSAELRREAEFVGKSARVERLRRELAGAADGRPVLLHGEKGTGRRLAARWLSLHSLHPDGPFLDVQVSALPGERLLAALFGDPADDEESGRIALADEGALYLENADALPADVQELLVDGVRSGAFVCPATGRRVRSGPQLIVALQAAPEKLAAEGALGAAFLDVFPHVVETPTLRDRRDDIPELCERFLGELTREYAREDMLLAPETMFALLRYEWPGNVRELQRTLERLVLLTPGRVARLADLPAHFAGGEETEEEGIVATLRRFESTWLRRHLEEAEGDVARAAARLGMSEPDLRARLRQFGLL, encoded by the coding sequence ATGGACGGGCAGGAGCGGCGGGGCCGGATCTTGGTGGTGGACGACGAGGAGCCGGTGCGCCGCGCCCTCGCGCAGATCCTCGAGGACGAGGGATACGAAGTCGTCGGCGCGGAGTCGGCGGAGGAAGGGATCAAGCGGGCCGCGGAGTGCGCGCCCGACGCGATCTTCCTCGACATCTGGCTCCCCGGGATCGACGGCATCGAGGCGCTCAAGCACCTGCGCGAACGGGGCGTCGCCGCGCCGGTGGTGATGATCTCAGGCCACGGCACGATCGAGACGGCGGTCAAGGCGACGAAGCTCGGCGCGTACGACTTCGTCGAGAAGCCGGTCTCGCTCGACCGCGTGCTCGTCGTCGCCGCCAACGCGCTGCGCCACGCACGGCTCGAACGGCGCAACCGCGCCTTGAGCGCCGAGCTGCGGCGCGAGGCGGAGTTCGTCGGGAAGAGCGCGCGGGTCGAGCGGCTGCGGCGCGAGCTGGCCGGCGCGGCGGACGGCCGCCCGGTGCTGCTCCACGGCGAGAAGGGGACCGGCCGTCGTCTCGCGGCGCGCTGGCTGTCGCTCCACTCCCTCCATCCGGACGGCCCGTTCCTCGACGTGCAGGTCTCCGCGCTGCCCGGCGAGCGGCTGCTCGCGGCCCTCTTCGGCGATCCCGCGGACGACGAGGAGAGCGGGCGGATCGCGCTGGCCGACGAAGGCGCGCTCTACCTCGAGAACGCCGACGCGCTGCCGGCCGACGTGCAGGAGCTGCTGGTGGACGGCGTGCGGTCGGGGGCCTTCGTCTGCCCGGCCACCGGCCGGCGCGTGCGCAGCGGGCCGCAGCTGATCGTCGCGCTGCAGGCGGCGCCGGAGAAGCTCGCCGCGGAGGGGGCGCTCGGCGCGGCGTTCCTCGACGTCTTCCCGCACGTCGTGGAGACGCCGACGCTGCGCGACCGGCGCGACGACATCCCCGAGCTGTGCGAGCGGTTCCTCGGCGAGCTGACGCGCGAGTACGCGCGCGAGGACATGCTGCTGGCGCCGGAGACGATGTTCGCGCTGCTGCGCTACGAATGGCCGGGGAACGTGCGGGAGCTGCAGCGCACCCTCGAGCGGCTCGTGCTGCTGACGCCGGGGCGGGTGGCGCGGCTCGCCGACCTGCCGGCGCACTTCGCCGGCGGCGAGGAGACCGAGGAGGAGGGGATCGTCGCCACGCTCCGCCGCTTCGAGTCCACCTGGCTGCGGCGGCACCTCGAGGAGGCGGAAGGGGACGTCGCCCGCGCGGCGGCGCGGCTCGGGATGTCGGAGCCGGACCTGCGCGCGCGGCTGCGCCAGTTCGGGCTGCTCTGA
- a CDS encoding HAMP domain-containing protein, whose product MKRIRLRLDRVGLVAGVVLLVLAVGVYYVVQRGKVGDTRLASDKTLLSLLTVAIVGLLLAFAFVGVRNLGRVLAGRRRGLLGSRLQARVTFAFLLLVLLPSVILFAAAIGMVRRSLSDLAPPEPVLEAAQVVEAARRGQEDQAARLARALARDLAAGPLARGDSPARGELAKTLDEARRRYGLAAVGYAPRVGAPLAVASAPAGGAEAIRPSELTRLPEGLAEKVAELGQGRAARDRLPFGERVVAAEPLPASAGGGLAWTALYVGEEDARRFEAIESAAADWRGFRGSRSSVERLYFTLFALLTILVLFAAVWAGFLIARQVTEPILDLARGTEALARGELSYRVAERTGDEVGRLAASFNRMARELERARVDLEERGRYIATLLESIPVGVVGLDAAGRATAVNRAALDVLGLETVEPGAPLGEFLGGGLEPLARALRPLVAGEAERAAGETTVSVRGAQVTLVASAARFAVGAGDDAVLVVLEDLTRLRRAERLAAWGEVARRLAHEIKNPLTPIRLSAERMLRRYRKGTDDFLPVIEEGTATIVREVESIQRLVSEFSRFARLPEIKPRPASINDVVGEALALYRNSHAHLRFAAELAADLPPHRIDPEALRRCLINLLDNAVAVVGADGAVTVRTAAAHGGRAVALEVADNGPGVPPEDRARMFQPDFTRRPGGTGLGLAIVEQVVLEHGGRIRVEDNPGGGARVVIELPAATAA is encoded by the coding sequence GTGAAGCGGATCCGGCTGCGTCTCGACCGGGTGGGGCTCGTCGCGGGCGTCGTCCTGCTCGTCCTCGCCGTCGGCGTCTACTACGTGGTGCAGCGGGGAAAGGTCGGCGACACCCGCCTCGCCTCCGACAAGACGCTCCTCTCGCTGCTCACCGTCGCCATCGTCGGCCTGCTGCTCGCCTTCGCCTTCGTCGGCGTGCGCAACCTCGGCCGCGTCCTCGCCGGACGGCGGCGCGGGCTCCTCGGCTCGCGGCTGCAGGCGCGGGTGACGTTCGCGTTCCTGCTGCTCGTGCTGCTCCCGTCGGTGATCCTCTTCGCCGCGGCGATCGGCATGGTCCGCCGCTCCCTCTCCGACCTCGCGCCGCCGGAGCCGGTGCTCGAGGCGGCGCAGGTCGTCGAGGCGGCGCGGCGCGGGCAGGAGGACCAGGCGGCGCGCCTCGCGCGGGCTCTCGCGCGCGACCTCGCCGCCGGCCCGCTGGCCCGCGGCGACAGCCCCGCGCGGGGCGAACTGGCGAAGACGCTCGACGAGGCGCGGCGCCGCTACGGCCTCGCCGCGGTCGGCTACGCGCCGCGCGTCGGGGCGCCGCTCGCGGTCGCGTCGGCGCCGGCCGGCGGCGCGGAGGCGATCCGCCCGAGCGAGCTGACGCGCCTGCCCGAAGGCCTCGCGGAGAAGGTCGCGGAGCTCGGGCAGGGGCGCGCGGCGCGCGACCGGCTGCCGTTCGGCGAGCGGGTCGTCGCCGCCGAGCCGCTCCCCGCGTCGGCGGGCGGCGGCCTCGCCTGGACCGCGCTCTACGTCGGCGAGGAGGACGCCCGCCGCTTCGAGGCGATCGAGAGCGCCGCCGCCGACTGGCGCGGCTTCCGCGGCAGCCGGAGCAGCGTCGAGCGGCTCTACTTCACCCTCTTCGCGCTCCTGACGATCCTCGTCCTCTTCGCCGCGGTCTGGGCCGGCTTCCTGATCGCGCGGCAGGTGACCGAGCCGATCCTCGACCTCGCCCGCGGCACCGAGGCGCTGGCCCGCGGCGAACTCTCCTACCGCGTCGCCGAGCGGACGGGGGACGAGGTCGGCCGGCTCGCCGCCTCGTTCAACCGCATGGCGCGCGAACTCGAACGGGCGCGCGTGGACCTCGAGGAGCGCGGCCGCTACATCGCCACGCTGCTGGAGTCGATCCCGGTCGGCGTCGTCGGCCTCGACGCCGCGGGGCGGGCGACGGCGGTCAACCGCGCCGCGCTCGACGTCCTCGGCCTCGAGACGGTCGAGCCGGGCGCGCCGCTCGGCGAGTTCCTCGGCGGCGGCCTCGAGCCGCTGGCCCGCGCGCTGCGGCCGCTCGTCGCCGGCGAGGCCGAACGCGCGGCGGGGGAGACGACGGTCTCGGTGCGCGGCGCGCAGGTCACGCTCGTCGCCTCGGCCGCGCGCTTCGCGGTCGGCGCGGGGGACGACGCGGTGCTCGTCGTGCTCGAGGACCTCACCCGCCTGCGCCGCGCGGAGCGGCTCGCCGCGTGGGGCGAGGTCGCGCGGCGGCTGGCGCACGAGATCAAGAACCCGCTGACGCCGATCCGCCTCTCCGCCGAGCGGATGCTCCGCCGCTACCGCAAGGGGACCGACGACTTCCTGCCGGTGATCGAGGAAGGGACGGCGACGATCGTGCGCGAGGTGGAGAGCATCCAGCGGCTGGTCTCCGAGTTCTCGCGCTTCGCGCGGCTGCCGGAGATCAAGCCGCGGCCGGCCTCGATCAACGACGTCGTCGGCGAGGCGCTGGCGCTCTACCGCAATTCGCACGCCCACCTGCGCTTCGCCGCCGAACTCGCCGCCGACCTTCCGCCGCACCGGATCGACCCCGAGGCGCTGCGCCGCTGCCTGATCAACCTCCTCGACAACGCCGTGGCGGTGGTCGGCGCGGACGGCGCGGTGACCGTGCGGACCGCGGCGGCCCACGGCGGGCGCGCCGTGGCGCTGGAAGTGGCGGACAATGGCCCCGGCGTGCCGCCCGAGGACCGGGCGCGGATGTTCCAACCTGACTTCACGCGCCGCCCCGGCGGGACGGGCCTGGGGCTGGCGATCGTCGAGCAAGTCGTCCTCGAGCACGGCGGACGGATCCGGGTCGAGGACAACCCCGGCGGCGGGGCGCGGGTCGTGATCGAGCTGCCCGCGGCGACGGCCGCCTGA